In a single window of the Candidatus Hydrothermales bacterium genome:
- a CDS encoding DUF4198 domain-containing protein — MRGVSLILVTLGLLYSHDFWIEISNPYPKENEKIELFIKGGHKLFESEIAPRENLIKEFKVIKPSGEEVKLEYKREKNYIVSEFTPSEKGTYLVFFTLSKGEEVLYIGKSYFYLEKITEFKNLGYDFEIKLENFDFKEGEIKFSPSNYEFLNEKGKGRFKNLYKSKKGLNLIIKREKDRVCTLTFYSR, encoded by the coding sequence ATGAGAGGAGTAAGCCTTATTTTAGTAACTCTTGGTCTTTTATATTCTCATGACTTTTGGATTGAAATTTCAAATCCTTATCCTAAGGAAAACGAGAAGATAGAGTTATTTATAAAGGGGGGACATAAATTATTTGAGTCAGAGATAGCGCCAAGAGAAAACCTTATTAAAGAATTTAAGGTAATAAAACCATCCGGCGAAGAGGTTAAACTTGAGTACAAAAGAGAAAAAAATTATATAGTCTCTGAGTTTACACCCTCGGAAAAGGGAACCTATCTTGTTTTTTTTACCCTTTCAAAAGGTGAAGAGGTTCTTTACATAGGTAAAAGTTACTTTTACTTAGAGAAAATTACCGAGTTTAAGAATTTAGGATACGACTTTGAAATTAAGTTGGAAAACTTTGACTTTAAGGAAGGAGAGATTAAATTTTCACCATCTAACTATGAATTCTTAAACGAAAAGGGAAAGGGTCGGTTCAAAAACCTTTATAAGTCTAAAAAGGGACTCAATTTAATAATAAAAAGAGAAAAAGATAGAGTATGCACGTTAACTTTCTACTCGCGATAA